The following are from one region of the Methanospirillum hungatei genome:
- a CDS encoding aminotransferase class V-fold PLP-dependent enzyme — protein sequence MLKQENPLIYLNNAATSWPKPPEVIQAVQESLELPFGGGGRGTGKAQRDYLTEGRETVAHFFGEDSPDKIVFSSNATDALNTLIHGFAASQTEKFHVITTTLEHNSVLRPLHHLEKTGAIELDHIPFSNTQVNPESIMEAVTDKTRLVVMNHGSNVLGSVQDIRAVGEYLHDKDIFFIVDGSQTAGHIPLNLSSLELDAFVFTGHKGLYGMPGIGGFCIRNPDPVLPVRMGGTGTDSGSLDQPIDLPERYEIGTHNYPGVASLIAGISFLQTIGMDALRRRSDRQIEFFMKELSSEPGITIYNPEPDLPIIACNIIGLDNDDVGYILARKDNIVVRTGLHCAPLLHKTIDDGAGCVRISPSWFTTDEECQIAADAIKEIAHHADSQI from the coding sequence ATGTTGAAACAAGAAAACCCCCTTATCTATCTGAATAACGCTGCAACCAGCTGGCCAAAACCGCCGGAAGTAATTCAAGCCGTTCAGGAATCATTGGAACTACCCTTTGGTGGGGGTGGAAGAGGAACCGGCAAAGCCCAAAGAGATTATCTGACCGAAGGACGGGAAACGGTAGCACATTTCTTTGGAGAAGATTCCCCGGATAAAATCGTCTTCTCGTCGAATGCAACCGATGCCTTAAATACTCTCATTCATGGATTTGCTGCATCACAAACCGAAAAATTCCATGTAATAACGACCACTCTTGAGCATAATTCGGTGCTAAGGCCCCTTCATCATCTGGAAAAAACCGGTGCGATAGAACTGGATCATATCCCCTTTTCCAATACACAGGTAAATCCTGAATCCATCATGGAAGCGGTGACTGATAAAACCCGTCTGGTGGTAATGAATCATGGGAGCAATGTCCTTGGATCGGTTCAGGACATCCGTGCCGTTGGGGAGTATCTGCATGATAAAGATATTTTCTTTATCGTTGACGGATCACAAACCGCCGGACATATTCCCCTGAACCTCTCCTCCCTGGAATTGGATGCCTTTGTGTTTACCGGGCATAAAGGTCTTTATGGAATGCCGGGTATTGGAGGTTTTTGCATTCGAAATCCCGATCCTGTTCTTCCGGTCCGGATGGGAGGGACCGGCACTGATTCCGGATCTCTTGATCAACCGATCGATCTGCCTGAGCGATATGAGATAGGAACTCACAACTATCCGGGTGTTGCGTCCCTGATTGCAGGAATTTCGTTCCTCCAGACGATCGGGATGGATGCTCTTCGGAGGAGATCAGATCGTCAAATTGAGTTTTTCATGAAAGAACTCTCATCAGAACCAGGGATTACCATCTATAATCCTGAGCCTGATCTTCCGATTATTGCTTGCAACATCATCGGACTGGATAATGATGATGTGGGTTATATCCTTGCCAGAAAGGACAATATCGTTGTCAGAACCGGTCTTCATTGTGCTCCATTGCTGCATAAGACAATTGATGATGGAGCAGGATGTGTACGAATCAGTCCTTCATGGTTTACGACTGATGAAGAATGCCAGATAGCAGCAGATGCTATAAAGGAGATTGCCCACCATGCGGATTCTCAGATCTAA
- a CDS encoding CooT family nickel-binding protein codes for MCEFTVYVKNADSEEQEKITRNIVGAIKKDNSVTLMDVLGNSQVVENVYIESVSTMKQELILRKLS; via the coding sequence ATGTGCGAATTCACCGTATATGTAAAAAACGCAGATTCTGAAGAGCAGGAGAAGATAACCCGGAATATTGTTGGTGCAATAAAAAAAGACAACTCTGTTACTCTCATGGATGTTCTGGGAAATTCTCAGGTCGTTGAGAACGTATACATCGAATCGGTGAGTACGATGAAACAGGAGTTGATTCTTAGGAAGTTGAGTTAA
- a CDS encoding methyltransferase domain-containing protein, translated as MDPTSRLRLSLGFVSTVVSMIFGTNKGRKNLLSPGAIEILYSSYFSRICMGDIAGMLEISPSSATDLVNYLEREGYVKRAPDSENRRSIQVIPTEKGEEWVLSTEEKIYGFLESGLSRLTPDEQKQFADLCARFSGVHDTASFTSSMRSFRETGTQNRIPLIQRRNGRLLRLEEVVDTRYAHHRETDIKEEHMTVKPRIPETSDGIQDEITVEQYDHMQRGLRDDGHLPVEELVRTTKAGDNALEIGPGPGYFGLEWLKHTTGTFLTGLEISSAMIRLAEKNSHEYNLSERVIYKEGNALSMPFEDNAFDRAFSNGSMHEWEDPEKVFSEIFRVLKPGSTFSVSDLRRDLSLEIYQFMLGSCQGPEIKKGFQTSVQAAYTKDELEILLQDIGFTWVQVIAHPYGLIVVGKK; from the coding sequence ATGGATCCAACATCCAGATTACGGCTCTCCCTGGGATTTGTTTCAACGGTCGTGAGTATGATCTTTGGAACAAATAAAGGGAGAAAAAACCTTCTCAGTCCGGGGGCGATTGAGATACTCTACTCATCATATTTTTCCAGGATTTGTATGGGAGATATTGCAGGGATGCTTGAAATATCCCCCAGCTCTGCAACAGATCTGGTCAATTATCTTGAACGTGAGGGATATGTCAAAAGGGCTCCTGATTCAGAGAACAGACGGAGTATTCAGGTGATACCTACTGAGAAAGGTGAGGAATGGGTCCTTTCTACTGAAGAAAAGATCTATGGATTTCTCGAATCCGGTCTTTCCAGGTTAACACCCGATGAACAAAAACAGTTTGCTGACCTCTGTGCACGGTTTTCAGGCGTACATGATACTGCCAGTTTTACTTCGTCGATGAGATCATTCCGGGAAACGGGAACCCAGAACCGTATCCCGCTCATACAAAGGCGAAATGGCAGACTGCTCAGGTTAGAAGAAGTTGTTGATACACGATATGCACATCACCGTGAAACAGACATAAAAGAGGAACACATGACAGTAAAACCCAGAATACCAGAAACATCAGACGGAATTCAGGATGAAATAACCGTAGAGCAGTATGACCATATGCAAAGAGGGCTTCGGGATGACGGCCACCTCCCGGTTGAAGAACTTGTCCGGACAACAAAAGCAGGAGATAATGCCCTTGAAATTGGTCCGGGGCCTGGATACTTCGGTCTTGAATGGCTCAAGCATACCACAGGAACCTTCCTGACCGGTCTGGAGATCAGCTCCGCAATGATTCGCCTGGCAGAGAAGAACAGCCATGAATATAATCTTTCGGAACGTGTCATCTATAAGGAAGGAAATGCTCTTTCGATGCCATTCGAGGACAATGCTTTTGATCGTGCATTTTCAAACGGATCCATGCATGAATGGGAAGATCCGGAGAAAGTTTTTTCTGAGATATTCCGGGTTTTAAAGCCAGGCAGTACATTCAGTGTAAGTGATCTCCGAAGGGATCTGTCACTGGAGATCTATCAATTCATGCTGGGTAGTTGTCAGGGCCCTGAAATAAAAAAGGGCTTTCAGACATCAGTTCAGGCAGCGTATACCAAAGATGAATTAGAGATTCTATTACAGGATATCGGGTTCACCTGGGTACAGGTTATTGCTCATCCATATGGACTAATTGTGGTGGGTAAAAAATAA
- a CDS encoding IS110 family transposase — MTEQLHIAAGLDLHKSFLIATILTLTGEKIVDRFNRTQPGLMALKNWIVTHNVQAVGCESTSDYWIQIYDLLSPICDVIVGNARDMKALSHKKTDKIDSEFIATITLKGMIHPSRIFPREHREFRSTIRLRHKLVQKRSSIKNEIHHILDSELFRLSSVLSDIFGKSGSLIMRGILNNIAIDDIVSLLPASVTKKEEALREVLETTLSEGALERLASCLQIIKILNEEIASLTKISTSYAVTNFPREFGILKSVPGIGDIVAITLLAEIGDVRDFSSGDKLSSWLGMVPRVYQSADKLRTGSITKRGSKIARWILIQAAHAAVKSRDNDLKTFYSSKKDIIGAGKAIVSVARKMVVIIWHLLTNDEIYEDTQYQSMKQSKKVYIKVPKKTSIEEVLRLLSEAAVILKEPDPETG, encoded by the coding sequence ATGACTGAGCAACTTCATATAGCCGCTGGTCTTGACCTTCACAAGTCTTTTCTAATTGCCACAATCCTGACATTAACTGGCGAAAAAATTGTTGACCGCTTTAACCGAACACAGCCTGGATTAATGGCATTAAAGAATTGGATCGTGACCCATAATGTTCAGGCAGTAGGATGTGAATCAACAAGTGATTATTGGATTCAGATTTACGATCTTCTAAGTCCAATCTGTGATGTGATTGTTGGAAATGCACGGGACATGAAAGCTCTCTCACATAAAAAAACAGATAAGATCGATTCTGAGTTTATTGCTACAATTACTCTGAAAGGAATGATTCATCCCTCTCGAATATTTCCACGAGAACATCGTGAATTTCGTTCAACGATTCGATTAAGACATAAATTAGTTCAAAAGCGTTCATCCATCAAGAATGAAATTCATCATATTCTTGATTCAGAGTTATTCCGACTCTCTTCAGTTTTATCGGACATTTTTGGTAAATCGGGTAGTTTAATCATGAGAGGGATTCTCAATAATATTGCAATTGACGACATTGTGAGTCTTCTCCCTGCATCAGTTACGAAGAAAGAAGAAGCATTAAGAGAAGTTTTAGAAACTACACTCTCTGAAGGTGCACTAGAACGACTTGCTTCATGTCTTCAGATAATAAAGATTCTGAATGAGGAAATTGCCAGTTTAACAAAAATTTCAACGAGCTATGCAGTAACTAATTTTCCAAGGGAATTTGGAATACTTAAATCCGTTCCAGGAATTGGAGATATTGTTGCAATCACCCTTCTTGCAGAAATTGGAGATGTAAGAGATTTTTCCTCAGGTGATAAATTATCAAGTTGGTTAGGGATGGTACCCAGAGTATACCAATCTGCTGATAAACTTCGGACCGGATCAATCACTAAGCGGGGTTCGAAGATTGCTAGATGGATCCTTATTCAAGCAGCACATGCAGCAGTCAAGTCAAGGGATAACGATCTCAAAACGTTCTATTCCTCAAAAAAGGACATTATTGGTGCAGGGAAAGCTATTGTTAGTGTCGCAAGAAAGATGGTAGTCATTATCTGGCATCTTTTGACGAATGATGAAATTTACGAAGACACTCAGTATCAATCAATGAAGCAGTCAAAAAAAGTCTATATTAAGGTTCCGAAAAAAACTTCGATTGAGGAAGTTTTACGATTATTAAGTGAGGCAGCAGTAATTCTTAAAGAACCAGACCCAGAAACTGGTTAA
- a CDS encoding type IV pilin N-terminal domain-containing protein has translation MKAESAVSPVIGVLLMLTLTLIIAAIVNSFAGGLMHTKDKSPVVTLQSEFHREDGKKWNLTIHHISGDPLPTCCVNLIIRPSKTFSCGYGTIKELDRENIKLNTSSDKSWAEGISSMHAGDIHVISGTNDDIDQKIQPPGVDFLEESSIGNTFYLEFYYDRNLIARSEVLIQP, from the coding sequence ATGAAAGCAGAGTCAGCGGTTTCTCCGGTAATAGGGGTTCTGCTTATGCTGACGTTAACTCTCATTATTGCAGCGATAGTGAATAGTTTTGCCGGGGGTTTAATGCATACAAAAGATAAATCTCCCGTAGTAACACTTCAGTCAGAATTTCACCGTGAAGATGGAAAGAAATGGAATCTTACCATACATCATATATCAGGGGATCCTCTGCCAACCTGTTGTGTGAATCTTATTATTCGTCCTTCTAAGACATTTTCCTGTGGATATGGAACGATAAAAGAATTGGATCGGGAAAATATCAAATTAAATACCAGTTCAGATAAGTCCTGGGCTGAAGGGATCTCATCCATGCATGCTGGGGACATCCATGTTATTTCCGGGACAAATGATGATATTGATCAAAAAATTCAGCCTCCTGGAGTAGATTTTCTGGAAGAAAGTTCGATAGGGAATACCTTCTATCTCGAATTTTATTATGACCGAAATCTCATCGCCAGATCAGAAGTATTAATTCAACCCTGA
- a CDS encoding type IV pilin yields the protein MNYFSLIHKERVFIKYCSRSYQTYRKENPIAESAVSPVIGIMLMLIVTVILGAIISGYVGGMSETKSQPPQLVMQTEACRSPNLNVTMMVLSAGDGIPTKDIKVITSWGTNHGNSTFGTSGIYPTGLGPGIKGSEGSDHFGNYTLLGGTRMFINSTDSRAGFLGEDYEDLGTGDPFRIRFIHLPSQSTIYDQQVIVGEC from the coding sequence ATGAATTATTTCAGCCTGATACATAAAGAACGGGTATTTATAAAATATTGTTCGAGATCTTACCAAACCTACAGAAAAGAGAACCCAATAGCAGAATCGGCTGTTTCTCCGGTTATTGGAATAATGCTTATGCTTATTGTCACCGTAATTCTTGGAGCCATAATCAGCGGATATGTCGGAGGGATGTCAGAGACCAAAAGTCAACCACCCCAGTTAGTTATGCAAACCGAGGCGTGTAGATCTCCGAATTTAAATGTGACTATGATGGTTTTATCGGCAGGAGATGGAATTCCAACAAAGGATATCAAAGTTATTACATCCTGGGGAACGAATCATGGGAATTCGACCTTTGGAACATCAGGTATCTACCCTACCGGATTAGGTCCAGGTATAAAAGGGTCAGAAGGTTCCGATCATTTTGGAAATTACACCCTTCTTGGAGGAACCCGAATGTTCATTAATAGTACAGACTCCCGAGCTGGATTTCTTGGAGAGGATTACGAAGATCTGGGTACCGGCGATCCTTTTCGCATTCGGTTCATTCATCTACCATCTCAAAGTACGATTTATGATCAGCAGGTAATAGTGGGTGAATGCTGA
- a CDS encoding IS110 family transposase, translating into MTEQLHIAAGLDLHKSFLIATILTLTGEKIVDRFNRTQPGLMALKNWIVTHNVQAVGCESTSDYWIQIYDLLSPICDVIVGNARDMKALSHKKTDKIDSEFIATITLKGMIHPSRIFPREHREFRSTIRLRHKLVQKRSSIKNEIHHILDSELFRLSSVLSDIFGKSGSLIMRGILNNIAIDDIVSLLPASVTKKEEALREVLETTLSEGALERLASCLQIIKILNEEIASLTKISTSYAVTNFPREFGILKSVPGIGDIVAITLLAEIGDVRDFSSGDKLSSWLGMVPRVYQSADKLRTGSITKRGSKIARWILIQAAHAAVKSRDNDFKTFYSSKKDIIGAGKAIVSVARKMVVIIWHLLTNDEIYEDTQYQSMKQSKKVYIKIPKKTSIEEVLRLLSEAAVILKEPDPETG; encoded by the coding sequence ATGACTGAGCAACTTCATATAGCCGCTGGTCTTGACCTTCACAAGTCTTTTCTAATTGCCACAATCCTGACATTAACTGGCGAAAAAATTGTTGACCGCTTTAACCGAACACAGCCTGGATTAATGGCATTAAAGAATTGGATCGTGACCCATAATGTTCAGGCAGTAGGATGTGAATCAACAAGTGATTATTGGATTCAGATTTACGATCTTCTAAGTCCAATCTGTGATGTGATTGTTGGAAATGCACGGGACATGAAAGCTCTCTCACATAAAAAAACAGATAAGATCGATTCTGAGTTTATTGCTACAATTACTCTGAAAGGAATGATTCATCCCTCTCGAATATTTCCACGAGAACATCGTGAATTTCGTTCAACGATTCGATTAAGACATAAATTAGTTCAAAAGCGTTCATCCATCAAGAATGAAATTCATCATATTCTTGATTCAGAGTTATTCCGACTCTCTTCAGTTTTATCGGACATTTTTGGTAAATCGGGTAGTTTAATCATGAGAGGGATTCTCAATAATATTGCAATTGACGACATTGTGAGTCTTCTCCCTGCATCAGTTACGAAGAAAGAAGAAGCATTAAGAGAAGTTTTAGAAACTACACTCTCTGAAGGTGCACTAGAACGACTTGCTTCATGTCTTCAGATAATAAAGATTCTGAATGAGGAAATTGCCAGTTTAACAAAAATTTCAACGAGCTATGCAGTAACTAATTTTCCAAGGGAATTTGGAATACTTAAATCCGTTCCAGGAATTGGAGATATTGTTGCAATCACCCTTCTTGCAGAAATTGGAGATGTAAGAGATTTTTCCTCAGGTGATAAATTATCAAGTTGGTTAGGGATGGTACCCAGAGTATACCAATCTGCTGATAAACTTCGGACCGGATCAATCACTAAGCGGGGTTCGAAGATTGCTAGATGGATCCTTATTCAAGCAGCACATGCAGCAGTCAAGTCAAGGGATAACGATTTCAAAACGTTCTATTCCTCAAAAAAGGACATTATTGGTGCAGGGAAAGCTATTGTTAGTGTCGCAAGAAAGATGGTAGTCATTATCTGGCATCTTTTGACGAATGATGAAATTTACGAAGACACTCAGTATCAATCAATGAAGCAGTCAAAAAAAGTTTATATTAAGATTCCGAAAAAAACTTCGATTGAGGAAGTTTTACGATTATTAAGTGAGGCAGCAGTAATTCTTAAAGAACCAGACCCAGAAACTGGTTAA
- a CDS encoding FmdE family protein, whose translation MCSPQSVQEPKGEFITYEEAVRFHGHSCGGLSSGYRVAIAAMKALGVERPKDEELVAIAETDACGVDAIQMVTGCTAGKGNLIIHDYGKHAFTFYCRRSDKAVRVVTNLDDVLPRKEMDALRPKVFSGQATEEEMKQFQTLSDQASDAILHAPEEKIIKITFIDMEPPKKARIFKSIPCECCGEMVADAKTHELNGKRVCMPCYISATNS comes from the coding sequence ATGTGTTCACCTCAATCAGTACAGGAACCAAAAGGAGAGTTCATTACCTACGAAGAAGCAGTCAGGTTTCATGGACATTCATGTGGAGGGCTTTCATCCGGGTATCGTGTTGCCATTGCTGCCATGAAGGCACTCGGGGTTGAACGCCCAAAAGATGAAGAGTTAGTTGCTATTGCAGAGACTGACGCCTGTGGTGTGGATGCTATTCAGATGGTCACCGGATGTACGGCTGGCAAAGGGAATCTTATTATTCATGATTATGGAAAACATGCATTCACATTTTACTGTCGAAGAAGTGACAAAGCGGTACGTGTTGTTACAAATCTTGATGATGTGTTACCAAGAAAAGAGATGGATGCATTACGACCAAAGGTCTTTTCAGGGCAGGCTACTGAAGAAGAGATGAAACAGTTTCAAACATTATCTGATCAGGCTTCAGATGCAATCCTTCATGCTCCGGAAGAAAAAATTATAAAAATTACATTTATAGATATGGAACCTCCGAAAAAAGCCCGGATATTCAAGTCAATACCCTGTGAATGTTGTGGTGAAATGGTTGCTGATGCAAAAACCCATGAACTTAATGGGAAGCGTGTGTGCATGCCGTGTTATATTTCAGCAACCAACTCATAG